One genomic window of Salmo salar chromosome ssa12, Ssal_v3.1, whole genome shotgun sequence includes the following:
- the LOC106593438 gene encoding zinc finger protein 883, with product MNRERETLMDEIEESLWTLTEDNLRSLCERSGIGGKDGSEMKGKNQRALRRKIMEETWENEDLMKSEDRGMSWLLQLKEDIKRIQDAGVVASRQSASAHVDDGAQGSCDAERKEDGGNLYSYQNNPRLSPFPESPGSASLGLESRKTPGLSGTVKGGEEEEEEEEDLIEAAEKNVKKRQPKRTVKKPHCCSDCGKSFSHKSHLTVHQHTHTGEKPYHCTQCENSFYCSSYLISHMRTHTGEKPYRCSDCGKRFGQSNALKLHRMRRHTGELPFSCLECPKRFVTSAHLKSHQRVHTGEKPYHCSDCGKNFSHSSALRLHQKTHSGEKPFICECGKSFINWAHLNSHQRSHTGEKPYCCEQCGKCFSESGTLSNHQRTHTGEKPYSCDQCGERFAQSGSLTIHQRTHTGEKPYACDQCEKRFITSSHLRRHQRTHTGEKPHLCDECGKSFTRAGALASHRKTHTGEKPYSCDLCGKSFVQSGQLTSHQRTHTGAKPYGCDQCSERFTQSATLANHQRTHTGEKPYGCNLCEKSFAQSGHLKSHQKAHARGGMCPLPTLSSPASVPVPSVSSKWSKTQLPDSSATPSSETTSPVFYVNTGYPLHTAPSTTKPPY from the coding sequence ATGAATCGTGAAAGAGAAACGTTGATGGATGAAATCGAAGAGAGTTTATGGACTTTAACAGAGGACAATTTACGCTCCCTTTGTGAACGCAGTGGAATAGGTGGCAAGGATGGATCCGAAATGAAAGGAAAGAATCAAAGAGCACTACGGCGTAAAATCATGGAGGAAACATGGGAAAATGAGGATTTAATGAAATCTGAGGATCGGGGAATGTCATGGTTACTCCAACTGAAAGAGGACATCAAAAGGATACAGGATGCCGGGGTTGTAGCCTCCAGACAATCAGCGTCAGCGCATGTGGACGACGGGGCACAAGGAAGCTGCGATGCAGAACGTAAAGAGGATGGAGGGAATCTTTATAGTTACCAGAACAACCCTCGCCTGTCCCCCTTCCCAGAGTCCCCGGGTAGTGCTTCACTTGGACTCGAAAGCAGGAAAACACCGGGGCTGAGTGGAACGGtgaaaggaggagaagaggaggaggaggaagaagaagatttGATTGAGGCAGCAGAGAAGAATGTTAAAAAACGCCAGCCGAAACGCACAGTGAAGAAACCCCACTGCTGCTCAGACTGTGGCAAAAGCTTCAGTCACAAAAGTCATTTGACTGTCCATCAGCACACGCACaccggagagaagccttaccactgtacGCAGTGCGAGAACAGTTTCTACTGCTCGTCTTATCTGATATCACACATGCGAACGCACACCGGTGAAAAGCCCTACCGCTGTTCCgactgtgggaagaggtttggCCAATCGAACGCCCTGAAGCTACACCGCATGCGAAGGCACACCGGCGAGCTGCCATTCTCTTGTTTGGAGTGTCCGAAACGTTTCGTCACGTCGGCACACTTGAAATCCCACCAGAGAGTCCACACGGGAGAGAAGCCCTACCACTGCTCAGACTGCGGGAAGAATTTCTCCCACTCGAGCGCCCTGAGACTCCACCAGAAAACCCACAGCGGAGAGAAACCTTTCATCTGCGAATGTGGAAAGAGCTTCATTAACTGGGCCCACTTAAACTCCCATCAAAGATCCCACACTGGTGAGAAGCCTTACTGTTGCGAGCAGTGTGGCAAGTGTTTCTCTGAATCTGGCACCCTGTCAAATCATCAGAGAACCCATACTGGGGAGAagccttacagctgtgatcagtgtggggaGAGGTTCGCTCAGTCGGGATCTCTGACGATCcaccagaggacacacacaggagagaagccctaCGCCTGCgatcagtgtgagaagaggttcaTTACCTCTAGCCACCTGAGACGCCACCAGAGgactcacactggagagaagcctcacCTCTGTGATGAATGTGGCAAGAGCTTCACGCGGGCCGGAGCCCTGGCGAGCCACCGCAAAACACACACCGGagagaaaccctacagctgtgATCTGTgcgggaagagttttgttcagtCTGGACAGCTGACGAGccaccagcgcacacacacaggagccAAACCGTATGGCTGCGATCAGTGTAGCGAAAGATTCACTCAATCAGCCACCCTGGCCAATCATCAACgaacacacacgggagagaagcccTACGGATGTAATCTATGCGAGAAGAGCTTCGCTCAATCAGGGCACCTAAAAAGTCACCAGAAAGCCCACGCCAGAGGAGGAATGTGTCCTCttccaaccctctcctctccggCGTCTGTTCCGGTACCTTCTGTAAGTTCTAAATGGTCCAAAACTCAGCTGCCGGACTCCTCAGCCACACCAAGTTCTGAAACCACATCACCAGTGTTCTATGTGAACACTGGCTACCCACTACACACAGCACCTTCTACTACTAAACCCCCTTATTGA